From one Burkholderia pyrrocinia genomic stretch:
- a CDS encoding helix-turn-helix domain-containing protein, with product MNIHPIRTEADYDAALKAVSALVDADPAPGTQDGDELEILAILIERYESEHFPLKAPNPIDAIKFRMEQAELSVPDMQPYIGNSNRVYEVLAGRRALSLAMIRKLHAGLHIPADVLIGTS from the coding sequence ATGAACATTCACCCGATCCGAACCGAGGCCGATTACGATGCCGCTTTGAAGGCAGTGTCCGCGCTTGTCGATGCCGATCCGGCGCCTGGCACGCAGGATGGCGACGAACTGGAGATTCTGGCGATCCTGATCGAGCGCTACGAAAGCGAGCACTTCCCGTTGAAAGCACCGAATCCGATCGATGCGATCAAGTTTCGAATGGAGCAGGCAGAGCTGTCGGTTCCTGACATGCAGCCGTACATTGGAAACAGCAATCGCGTGTACGAGGTGCTGGCTGGCCGACGGGCACTGAGCCTTGCCATGATCCGCAAGCTGCATGCTGGGTTGCATATCCCTGCAGACGTGCTGATCGGGACTTCGTAA
- a CDS encoding type II toxin-antitoxin system HigB family toxin translates to MRGMMRGCLQAEQALLAWHAEASKADWKAPQHIKDQYASASFVGRNRVVFNIKGNDFRLIVAVAYQIGVVYVKFVGTHAEYDKVDAATVDME, encoded by the coding sequence ATGCGCGGAATGATGCGCGGTTGTCTGCAGGCCGAGCAGGCATTGCTCGCGTGGCACGCGGAAGCGTCGAAGGCCGATTGGAAGGCCCCGCAGCACATCAAGGATCAGTACGCTAGCGCCAGCTTCGTCGGTCGGAATCGTGTGGTCTTCAACATCAAGGGCAACGACTTTCGGCTGATCGTTGCGGTGGCCTACCAGATCGGCGTGGTGTACGTGAAGTTTGTCGGCACGCATGCGGAATACGACAAGGTGGATGCAGCAACCGTAGACATGGAGTAA